A single genomic interval of Mangifera indica cultivar Alphonso chromosome 5, CATAS_Mindica_2.1, whole genome shotgun sequence harbors:
- the LOC123217755 gene encoding LOB domain-containing protein 16-like codes for MASSGNGSGSPCGACKFLRRKCASDCIFAPYFCSEQGPARFAAIHKVFGASNVSKLLLHVPVADRCEAVVTIAYEAQARIRDPVYGCVAHIFALQQQVAMLQAQLMQAKAQLAQNTMDPRSIENQYWVGNTGVVSSFSTNYPTYMNSISPQSSFESADLNNDGMNMQELESCREDFSFQACPNKKRPCNSTELGELQALALRMMRN; via the exons ATGGCATCATCTGGGAATGGCAGTGGCTCTCCTTGCGGCGCATGCAAGTTTCTCAGGCGAAAATGTGCATCGGATTGTATTTTTGCGCCTTATTTTTGCTCTGAACAAGGCCCTGCAAGGTTTGCTGCCATTCATAAAGTTTTTGGTGCCAGTAATGTGTCTAAATTGTTGTTGCATGTTCCTGTGGCTGATCGTTGCGAGGCCGTTGTTACAATTGCCTATGAAGCCCAAGCTCGGATTCGAGATCCCGTTTATGGCTGTGTTGCACACATCTTCGCCTTGCAACAACAG GTGGCAATGTTGCAAGCTCAATTGATGCAAGCGAAGGCTCAACTAGCTCAAAACACAATGGATCCAAGGAGTATAGAGAACCAATATTGGGTGGGAAACACAGGTGTGGTGTCATCGTTTTCAACTAATTATCCAACTTACATGAATTCAATATCTCCACAAAGCTCATTCGAATCAGCAGACCTCAACAACGATGGGATGAATATGCAAGAATTAGAGAGCTGTAGAGAGGATTTCTCATTTCAAGCTTGTCCAAACAAGAAGAGACCATGTAATAGTACTGAGTTGGGTGAGCTTCAAGCACTTGCCCTTAGAATGATGAGAAATTGA